A genomic window from Zerene cesonia ecotype Mississippi unplaced genomic scaffold, Zerene_cesonia_1.1 Zces_u008, whole genome shotgun sequence includes:
- the LOC119839072 gene encoding protein krasavietz, with the protein MSQKVEKPVLSGQRIKTRKRDEKEKYDPNGFRDALVQGLERAGGDLDAAYKFLDAAGSKLDYRRYGEVIFDVLIAGGLLLPGGSVSMDGETPKTNTCIFSASEDMETMRNFEQVFVKLMRRYKYLEKMFEEEMKKVLVYIKGFDAQQRIKLARMTALWICNGCVPPSVLLVLVNEHLLKENVALEFVLEVFATVKQERGVASLVTSLKKGQLEGRLLEFLPLNRRSEESLAAAFGARGLGEVVRLHRAQASQEARRELTRVLDDELADERPVRDLIPDLRDMALKNDIPDHEVVAIIWQCVMSRGEWNKKEELLAEQAAKHLRQYTPLLAAFAHSAKAEIALLTKVQEYCYENMNFMRAFSKLVVMLYKSNVLSEEVILRWYRDPNSSKGKLMFLEQMKKFVEWLQSAEEESESGEEED; encoded by the exons ATGAGTCAGAAGGTAGAAAAACCAGTATTATCGGGTCAACGGATCAAGACCAGAAAAAGAG ATGAGAAAGAGAAGTACGACCCGAACGGGTTCCGCGACGCTCTCGTCCAAGGGCTGGAGCGCGCGGGCGGAGACCTGGACGCGGCCTATAAATTCCTAGACGCTGCCGGCTCCAAGCTTGACTATCGCCGATATGGCGAGGTCATTTTCGACGTGCTTATCGCCGGGGGGCTGTTGC TCCCCGGCGGCTCGGTGTCGATGGACGGGGAGACGCCGAAGACCAACACTTGTATCTTCAGCGCGAGCGAGGATATGGAGACGATGCGCAACTTTGAACAG GTATTCGTGAAATTGATGCGACGTTATAAATATCTGGAGAAAATGTTTGAAGAGGAAATGAAAAAG GTGCTCGTGTACATAAAGGGCTTTGATGCACAGCAACGCATCAAGCTTGCTAGGATGACGGCCCTTTGGATCT GCAACGGCTGTGTCCCGCCATCAGTGCTGCTGGTGCTGGTGAACGAGCACCTGCTGAAGGAGAACGTGGCGCTCGAGTTCGTGCTCGAGGTGTTCGCGACCGTCAAGCAGGAAAGGGGCGTGGCCTCGCTGGTCACGTCGCTCAAGAAGGGGCAGCTGGAGGGCAG GCTGCTGGAGTTCCTGCCGCTGAACCGGCGCAGCGAGGAGTCGCTGGCGGCGGCGTTCGGCGCGCGCGGGCTGGGCGAGGTGGTGCGGCTGCACCGCGCGCAGGCCTCGCAGGAGGCGCGCCGCGAGCTCACGCGCGTGCTGGACGACGAGCTGGCGGACGAGCGGCCCGTGCGCGACCTCATCCCCGACCTGCGCGACATGGCGCTCAAGAACGACATCCCCGACCACGAGGTGGTCGCCATC ATATGGCAGTGCGTGATGTCGCGCGGCGAGTGGAACAAGAAGGAGGAGCTGCTGGCGGAGCAGGCGGCGAAGCACCTGCGCCAGTACACGCCGCTGCTCGCCGCCTTCGCGCACTCCGCCAAGGCGGAGATCGCGCTGCTCACTAAG GTGCAAGAGTACTGCTACGAGAACATGAACTTCATGCGCGCGTTCAGCAAGCTGGTGGTGATGCTGTACAAGAGCAACGTGCTCTCGGAGGAGGTGATCCTGCGCTGGTACCGCGACCCCAACTCGTCCAAGGGCAAGCTCATGTTCCTCGAGCAGATGAAGAAGTTTGTCGAGTGGCTGCAGAGCGCTGAGGAGG
- the LOC119839134 gene encoding probable 39S ribosomal protein L45, mitochondrial: protein MANTILVKFNQLRLLPTAVYLQANRTTTSKHYNPKFKKHRKEKFLKVELPDFNEDFENMSQERVRQKMKERGVVPPRPWVERPFYISSTGGVFESYVPPEGDGKASLVSTSRAKQAVELIEKKSKSMMAIRKIKSFDEDFDTKAFCQTAQDIYIKAHESLVSNDKKILRTYVTEKAYPEFRHNTEGKTIRWKFLESLEPPRVVHARCTDVISKENIFGQVTVRFHTRQQLSVYDRFGRLLHGSEILAKDVLEYVVFEKHLSNLYGVWRVHDKIIPDWAPPKDPSKLTMIMPEETPAVEAVEAKDEKEVAKIADK, encoded by the exons ATGGCGAACACCATTTTGgtaaag tttaaCCAGTTGCGGCTCTTGCCAACCGCAGTTTATTTGCAAGCAAATCGTACTACAACGTCGAAACATTACAATCCCAAATTTAAGAAACACCGTAAAGAGAAGTTTCTTAAAGTAGAGTTACCCGATTTTAATGAGGATTTTGAGAATATGTCGCAAGAGCGTGTGCGGCAAAAGATGAAGGAGAGGGGCGTGGTACCTCCGAGGCCATGGGTAGAGCGCCCATTCTATATATCGTCTACGG gtgGAGTTTTCGAGAGCTACGTGCCCCCAGAAGGCGACGGCAAAGCGTCCCTCGTCTCCACAAGTCGCGCGAAACAAGCCGTGGAGCTGAtcgaaaaaaaatccaaatcaATGATGGCAATACGCAAAATAAAATCCTTCGATGAGGATTTCGATACGAAAGCCTTCTGTCAGACGGCGCAAGACATATATATAAAGGCGCACGAAAGTCTTGTTAGTAacgataagaaaatattaaggaCATATGTAACAGAAAAGGCATATCCGGAGTTCCGGCATAATACCGAAGGGAAGACAATACGATGGAAGTTTCTGGAATCGTTAGAGCCGCCGAGGGTCGTGCATGCAAGGTGTACAGATGTTATTAGCAAGGAGAATATATTTGGACag GTAACCGTTCGCTTCCACACTCGCCAGCAGTTATCCGTATACGATCGTTTCGGCAGATTACTCCACGGCAGTGAAATATTGGCAAAGGATGTATTAGAATATGTAGTGTTTGAGAAGCATTTGTCCAACTTGTACGGAGTGTGGCGAGTTCACGATAAGATCATACCGGATTGGGCTCCACCAAAAGATCCTTCGAAATTAACTATGATAATGCCGGAAGAAACGCCAGCTGTAGAAGCTGTGGAAGCTAAGGATGAGAAAGAAGTAGCAAAGATTGCTGATAAGTag